The region CTTGACCATCCAGGACCGCATTGGAGGAGCGATAGGCTTGGACACCCCTGTCCCAATTGTGGCCGGTGACATATCCCCAGACGGTTGGATTGGGTGGTGATCCCGCCGGCCCGCTGAAATCGTCGACCACAGGAGATGCCGCAGATGCTGGGCTCGGGAAGATGATGGCGGTTGCGAGAAGTGCTGTGACTGCTGGGCGTAGATACTCACGCATGGCCGAGCACCCACTTCGCGGCCCGCCGGCTGCGCCGCACCGACGCCCATCCGGCAGTGAGCACCCGTTCCTGCCGTAGGACCGGACCATGCGCCCCCGTGACAATGGCGGCGAACGCGTCCTCATCGGTGCTGCGGCGGATGGTGAGCCGCGGCAGCATGAAGACGTTGTCGGATGGCGTGGCGCGTAGATTCCTCACCGAAGCTGCGCATCGATACCCCGCCGCGCGCGCCGCGAGCCGCACCCGCGGGCTGGAGTATCCGAAAGGATAGGCGATACTCCGCACCGGCCTACCGATGCTCTCCTCCAGTAGCGCCCGGCCGAAGCGGATTTCCTCGCACAGTGTCGCGTCATCGAGCTGGTCGAGTTGCGGATGGCTGTGGCTGTGGGCCCCGATCTCCACACCCGCGGCAGCCAGCCCTCTGATCTGTGCCCGGGTCAACATACGGTCGAGCGGCTTCCCTGCAGCATGCGATCCCGCATCGGCAACCCACCCGGAGGTGACGAAAACCGTTGCAGGGAAACCTCGGCGCTCCAAGATCGGCCATGCAGTCTCCGCGAAGTCGGCGTAACCGTCGTCGAACGTGACGACCACGGGTCGCTCGGGTAACGCCGCTCCTTCCTCGAATGCAGAGGCCAAATCTGAAAACGTCATCCCCGTGTAGCCGCTATCGGCGAGGAAGGCAATCTGCTCGATGAGTGACTTCGGGGTGACGGACAGGCGCCGGGTCGCGGCCGATGGCGCGTCAGCGACGGCGTGGTACATGAGGATGGGAACCGATTGGATCACGATGCCTCCCTCACCAGGTTCCGTCGGCGCAGCGGCACACCGCCGCGCGCGTAGCCCGCCGCGGCGGAGAGAAGTCCGACCGAAATGGCGTATGACCGCTCTATGCCGGCCGGGTCGCCGCGCAGCGCATCACCGAATCCCTTCGCGATACCCCGCGTGAGGATGCGGGTCGTGTACTTCCGCTCGACCGATAGGCCGTCGGTCACGCCTACGCTGCGTGTTACGGCTGCCTTGGACAGTCCCTCGGCGAAGCACCGAGAGCGAAAGTAGGAGAATCGCTCGCGCTCGGCCGGTACGCGATGCCAAATTACTGCTTTCGGTTCGAATAGGAACCTCCAGCCTGGGCGGTGTTGGCTCACTCGGATGCAGAACTCGGTTTCCTCACAGCCGAGTGGACGACTCTGCAGTGAGGTCCGGCCGATATGACTCGGGAACCCGCCGGCCACCGAGAAGACTTCACGACGGAAGGAAGCGTTGCCGCCTAGTAGGTTTCGAACGGGTCCAGGCTCCCTTCCAGTGAAGGTGCACCCCGTGACCCAGTCGAACTCTTCGGGAAACCAGCGTGGGCGGGCGGATTCCCAGCGCGGCAGGGTGGTGCCGCCGACACCGACGATGTTGTCGTCGATATAGGCGTCGCGAAAGTGCCGGAGCCAATCAGGGTGAGCCACCGCATCGTCATCCAAGAAGGCGACCACGTCGGTGGTGGTCACCTCTACGCCCGTGTCCTTTCCACCGGATAGCCCGCGCTGCCTCGCGTTCTCGACGACGGTGACGTCCGGCATCGCCGCGCGCAGACGGTCGAAGAGGTCGCGGTTGTGGTCGACAACGACGACAATCTCCTGCGGAGCCGTGGTCTGATTGCGGATAGATGCGACGGCGGCGAGAACGTCATCCCACCGTTCGAGTGTGTACGCACAGATCACGACCCCCAGGGTCAGGCTCGTCCCAGCTGACTTGACTGTCATCCGACGTCTCCCTTTCTCAAAGTGGGGTAAGGCAGTACACATCCGATTTCTCGTTCGACGGCGGGAGCGGCGGTCGCGGAGAGAATGGTGTCTTCCTCGAAAGCCAGCCGATGCGCGGCGGATGCGTGAAGTGCGGACAGTGTGATTACGGCCGCAGCGGCCAGTGCCAGAGTTACTGTGGCGACGAACCACTTCCAGCGAATCACTGTCGCGATGGATGTCACCGCGCGCAGGATGCATCGAGGGTTGACCAGGGCTATCGCGAGAACCAGGGAGATGAAAATTGCTGGCCCTAGCCAGATTCGGAAGAGCAGCAACATTACAGAGCTAACGCAGAGCACAGCAAGCCCGAATGTGAAACTGAGGAAGGGTCCCGCGACCGTAAGGATCGAACGGGCTGCGGCGGTGACCCTCTTACCGGCGGCACCGCGCCCGATCAGCGCGAATGCAGTGCCGTAAAGCAGACCGATGAGAACCTGTGTCGGAATGCTGGAGGGCCGCGTCTGTCCGAACCATCCGCTCCGCTGGATTGAAACTCCCAGCCCGCTCAGGTCGTATATGGAGATGGGCCCATGGCGGTAGACCTGTCGGATCTCGGGCACCCTGTCGAACTTCGTGAGTTCGGCGTACGTCAACTTCAACGCCGGCGACTCGTCGAAATAGGTGCCGACGCGAGGCTCTGCACCGGCAAACCGTCGATCGACGTAAAGATATTGAAGGTGCTTGCTGCGGACGATGTCGGACTGGCCCGGGCCCCAGCCGTCGGCCTTGTACAAAGACGCCACTTCCGGTGAGTCAGTGTGCGTGAGGACCGGCCACAGTCGGGCCCGACTGGCCAGCAGCGTCGCACTCAGCCGATCCGCTCCGATGCGGCTGCCCGCAGGCAACTGGTCGCGCGCCCAGCGCACGGCGGCGAGCGTCTCGGCGTCCATCGACCGCCCATCTCCACCGGGGAGATAGCCGCCGGGCAATCGCGCCCACTCCGAGCCGGAGCCCAGTAGGTAACCGCCGAGAAATGCCGCCGTCCCGAGGATGAGGGCCAGCGGACGGATGAGAATTCGGCCCCTGGCTCGGGTGGCCCCGCACCGCCGCCCATGTCTCGCGTCGCTGCCGTCCTTTCGCGCGAACAGCGGCTTGCGGAACCAGTACAGAGCGACGCCGACGACAAGGAGGCTGAAGGGCAGATACAGGAAGGTGCTGGCACGGTCTCCGACTTCACCCCAACGGGGTAGCGCCCGCGCCGCGAACAACAACGGGATCATCGCCACCATCATCACGAGTACGATTCGCGGTTCCCACGGGCGCAGATCATCCGTGCTCGTGGCAACCCGACGACGGCCTGATGCGAAGCGCACCCTGCGGACCAGCGACCGGCTCGACAGAAGGACTAGGAACGAGACGGTCAGACTGACGATAAGTGCGTAGTAGAGTAGGAGACCTCTCTCCCACGACGGCTTCGGGTCCGCACTGGTCTCCGAAAACGGACTGCGCTGCATTCCTGATGTGAGTTGCAGAACTACGTCGTCGATCATCGGACCGAAGTAATCCCTCAGCAAGGACCACTGAACGGCAGCCCAGAAAGCCGTGGCGAGCACGGCTACCACTGCGCCGAAAGCGACCCGTCGCCGTACCTGGCCCTTCGGTTCAGCCATGGCCCAGACGATCAGGAACGCCGCGGTCAGAAGGCTTGTCAGATGGTGTGTGAAGGCTACCGCAAGAAGACAGGTAGTGGCTCCGGCAAGCAACGGCCTCGCATCATCCGACCGGCGCGCCTGTGCGATGAAAGCGACCGCTGCCAGAGCGAGCGGCAAAGACAGTGTCTGATAGGCGAATTGGGAATTGAAGAACACGAACTGCGGGGAGATCGCGTAGACGGCGACTGCCAGCCCGCCGGCGCGGGGGCTTCCCGTCAGATGTTCTACAGCGGCGCAGAGCGTGAGGACCAAGGCCAGCCGCGCCAAGAGCACGACGGCAGTCGCCGCGATCATCACGGGGAGGCCTAGCTGAGTGAAGAACGCCGCTAATGCTTCCAGGCCCGGATAGCGCGGGCTCACAGCCAATAGCGGGTGCGGCTGAAAAAGACTGTGAGACGACTCGATATCGGCGAGGGTCCGCATGTGAAGTTGCTCGTCATAACCCCGGAAGAGCAATGGGTCGTTCATCCTCCACTGAACGGTGGTGGTGATGCCCAGACAGACCACTGCGGTATTCCGCAGCGCCCGATCGAGGCGAGGGCGAGAGAGCGCCCACAGTGCACTCGCGAATGTCATCGCAATTCCGCCGCAAGACAGGATATTCGCTTGTTCGTTGACACCGCGCCACGCCATGGTCACCGCAACGAGCTGGAGGGTCAGCGCGACGACCTGGAAGATCAGCAGGTCCCAGACGGCGCCGGTCGGCTGCCCGGTGAAGTCACCCGCCTCGGATCGAGTCGCATTCCTTGCCCCCTGCACGGCAGCAACCGTCGAGATCATGGTGCCGACTGCATTTCAGGCCGGACACCTGCCGGGTGATCAGTTTCCAAGCGACGCATTCCTTCGCGCGACGTGGTCGGCACCGACACCGCGCTGACGGTGTTGCGTACCAATCGCACATAGCGGAAGCCGACCATCCGCTGAAAGTGCCTGACGCCGTTCGTTTGCCCTCCCGAGGGCGCGGTGTCCAGCAGCCAGCGCACGTTGCGCTTCGATAGCTCCTCGACAACGGCATGTGTAGCGGTGTAGCGACTCAACGAGAACACGTCGCCGGCACCGAGGGTTCGAAAGTAGCGCAGCGTCGCGAACTCACCGTCGATCGGGATGACTGTCAACAGAATCGGTTCCCCGGCACTGTCCTCGGCCACCATCCAGAGGTCGTGTTCGAGAAGATCGTCGTTGTGAGGAGCCAGCACACGGTACTGCTGGTCGCGATGCACCTGCTCGGCGGTATTCGCCCGGGAGAGAAGGGCGGACCGCTCGGCCTGTTCCACCATGCGACAGGACACGCCATGCCGCTGGGCAGCCCGGATCTTCCGTCGCAAGGTCTGCGCGTGGGCACCGGTGAGGTGTTCCGAGGCGTCCGCCGGCACGTTGACCGCCGCGGATCCGAACCACCGTGCCGGTATCCCGAATGGACCCCTCAAGTCGAGGACTTCGCGGACCGCGCGGCCGCCCGGCCCGTCGGAGGGACGGGCAACGCGCACGACAGCGAGATCACGAACGCCTCGAAGGGCGCGAAAGGTGCAGAGCGGGTTGAGGAGAACATAACGGAACTTGCTTCGACCGGCCTCTACATACGAGGTCCAGAACTCGGCGAGTTTCCGATCGGCCTCCACCTGGGGCCCGTCGGAGGAGGCGACACTCGAAGCCGATCCCCGCATTCCCCCGATCAGGACGGGAAGCGCAAAGAGTGCACACACCGCGGACGTCACCAGCCATCCGATACACGCCATCGCCGGGCTTCCCCGCAGACCGCCGACGACGGCGCCTGTCAGCTCGGCCGCTGCCCATAAAGCCATGGCGACAGCGCCCGAAACCCGCTTACCCTGAAGGCGGCGCAAGACTGCGAAATGGTCCTTGAGCACCAGGACCGGGCCGCCCGCCAGCATGAGTACCAGTAGCGGTGGTGACGCCTCGGCGTATTCGGATCCGAATGGCAGCAACAGGAATCGACCCAGCAGTACGGCACCGGTGAAAAAGCAGAGAGCCAGAACCATCCCCAGCGCAATCGTTCGTCGCGCCGTACGCCGGAAACCTTCCAGATCGTGAACGGTCGCGAAGAGAGCGATCGTCAGGAAGTACGGAATTGCAAGCGCCGTATCGGCGAGAAGCCTGGCCTGTGAGAAATGTGCGGTCTGTTCAGCCGACATCATCGACGCCACGACGACCGGGAGCATGAGGCTGCTCGACGCCAGAGCCAGAGTGAGACCGTGGTGGCTGACAGCGGTCGCCCAGTGATCGCGAACAATGTTCACTCGTTGCCGTGCGGTGACCCCGGATCGGGGCAGCACATGAGATCGGAACCGGCTGACGAGCAGAGAACCGACGAGCCCGAAGATCCAGGAGATGAGGATGATCTCACCGCTGATGAAATCGAGCGCTATGGCGCCGACGAGAAATGCGATCCGCAGGCATGACGCGATGATGTTCCGCCTCAACTGAACGTGGGCAGCACCCATTCCAATCGCGGCTTGATCGAACGCCGAGCACACTGTGGCGATTGCGGTCGCTGCGATCAACAGCAGAACATGGTTGAGCGAGAGGTCCCCCAAGACGCCGTCGAAGTGCGCGAGAGCGGACA is a window of Mycolicibacterium chubuense NBB4 DNA encoding:
- a CDS encoding polysaccharide deacetylase family protein gives rise to the protein MIQSVPILMYHAVADAPSAATRRLSVTPKSLIEQIAFLADSGYTGMTFSDLASAFEEGAALPERPVVVTFDDGYADFAETAWPILERRGFPATVFVTSGWVADAGSHAAGKPLDRMLTRAQIRGLAAAGVEIGAHSHSHPQLDQLDDATLCEEIRFGRALLEESIGRPVRSIAYPFGYSSPRVRLAARAAGYRCAASVRNLRATPSDNVFMLPRLTIRRSTDEDAFAAIVTGAHGPVLRQERVLTAGWASVRRSRRAAKWVLGHA
- a CDS encoding glycosyltransferase family 2 protein — its product is MTVKSAGTSLTLGVVICAYTLERWDDVLAAVASIRNQTTAPQEIVVVVDHNRDLFDRLRAAMPDVTVVENARQRGLSGGKDTGVEVTTTDVVAFLDDDAVAHPDWLRHFRDAYIDDNIVGVGGTTLPRWESARPRWFPEEFDWVTGCTFTGREPGPVRNLLGGNASFRREVFSVAGGFPSHIGRTSLQSRPLGCEETEFCIRVSQHRPGWRFLFEPKAVIWHRVPAERERFSYFRSRCFAEGLSKAAVTRSVGVTDGLSVERKYTTRILTRGIAKGFGDALRGDPAGIERSYAISVGLLSAAAGYARGGVPLRRRNLVREAS
- a CDS encoding teichoic acid transporter, with protein sequence MSAKRLLQQNGLLGIFASQVGSHVGGALLGLVFWLLAARTLTPGQLGLGAALVAAMTLLSMLGLFGIGTLLIERFKYVAVQERWPLMTTGLATAAAGGVFATLAWLVVSALAHFDGVLGDLSLNHVLLLIAATAIATVCSAFDQAAIGMGAAHVQLRRNIIASCLRIAFLVGAIALDFISGEIILISWIFGLVGSLLVSRFRSHVLPRSGVTARQRVNIVRDHWATAVSHHGLTLALASSSLMLPVVVASMMSAEQTAHFSQARLLADTALAIPYFLTIALFATVHDLEGFRRTARRTIALGMVLALCFFTGAVLLGRFLLLPFGSEYAEASPPLLVLMLAGGPVLVLKDHFAVLRRLQGKRVSGAVAMALWAAAELTGAVVGGLRGSPAMACIGWLVTSAVCALFALPVLIGGMRGSASSVASSDGPQVEADRKLAEFWTSYVEAGRSKFRYVLLNPLCTFRALRGVRDLAVVRVARPSDGPGGRAVREVLDLRGPFGIPARWFGSAAVNVPADASEHLTGAHAQTLRRKIRAAQRHGVSCRMVEQAERSALLSRANTAEQVHRDQQYRVLAPHNDDLLEHDLWMVAEDSAGEPILLTVIPIDGEFATLRYFRTLGAGDVFSLSRYTATHAVVEELSKRNVRWLLDTAPSGGQTNGVRHFQRMVGFRYVRLVRNTVSAVSVPTTSREGMRRLETDHPAGVRPEMQSAP